In the genome of Halobacterium noricense, one region contains:
- a CDS encoding 50S ribosomal protein L19e — protein MSDLSAQKRLAADVLDVGKNRVWFDPEAQAEIADAITREDIRELVDEGTISAEEKHGNSRGRARERDEKKAYGHQKGPGSRKGKSGARENEKQSYMGRIRAQRRTLRELRDEGTITQSQYRKLYNMANGGEFDSVRRLQKYVEEHYGDS, from the coding sequence ATGAGCGACCTGAGCGCACAGAAGCGACTCGCGGCCGACGTCCTCGACGTCGGGAAGAACCGCGTCTGGTTCGACCCCGAGGCGCAGGCCGAAATCGCGGACGCGATCACCCGAGAGGACATCCGCGAGCTCGTCGACGAAGGGACGATTTCGGCAGAGGAAAAGCACGGAAATTCGCGCGGTCGCGCACGCGAGCGCGACGAGAAGAAGGCCTACGGACACCAGAAGGGTCCCGGCTCCCGCAAAGGGAAGTCGGGCGCTCGTGAGAACGAGAAGCAGTCGTACATGGGCCGGATTCGCGCGCAGCGGCGGACGCTCCGGGAACTCCGCGACGAAGGGACGATTACCCAGAGTCAGTACCGGAAGCTGTACAACATGGCCAACGGTGGCGAGTTCGACAGCGTCCGACGCCTCCAGAAATACGTCGAAGAACACTACGGTGATAGCTAA
- the rpmD gene encoding 50S ribosomal protein L30, with translation MQAVVQLRGEVNISEDVVDTFEMLNIHSVNHCALVPETDAYEGMVAKVNDFVAFGEPSREVLTDLIEARGEPETGSADIDDEWVAENTEYDDVADFVGALLDEETTLRDAGLAPALRLHPPRGGHDGIKKPVSDGGQLGKHTTEEIDDLLTDMH, from the coding sequence ATGCAGGCAGTCGTCCAACTGCGCGGCGAGGTCAACATCAGCGAGGACGTCGTCGACACGTTCGAGATGCTGAACATCCACAGCGTCAACCACTGCGCGCTCGTCCCCGAGACGGACGCGTACGAAGGGATGGTCGCGAAGGTCAACGACTTCGTCGCGTTCGGCGAACCGAGCCGCGAAGTGCTCACCGACCTCATCGAAGCCCGCGGCGAGCCCGAGACGGGCTCCGCGGACATCGACGACGAGTGGGTCGCCGAGAACACCGAGTACGACGACGTCGCCGACTTCGTGGGCGCGCTCCTCGACGAGGAGACGACGCTCCGCGACGCCGGCCTGGCACCCGCGCTCCGTCTGCACCCGCCGCGTGGCGGCCACGACGGCATCAAGAAGCCGGTCAGTGACGGCGGCCAGCTCGGCAAACACACCACCGAGGAGATCGACGACCTCCTCACCGACATGCACTAA
- a CDS encoding 50S ribosomal protein L18 encodes MATGPRYKVPMRRRREVRTDYHQRLRLLKSGKPRLVARKSNKHVTAQLVATGPDGDETIASAHSSDLEEYGWEAPTGNLPAAYLTGLLAGVRAQDTDADEGVLDIGLNTATQGSKVFAIQEGAIDAGLDVPHNDTVFADWSRTRGEHVAEYAESLDEPLYSGEFDATELPEHFDEVREAILEDNE; translated from the coding sequence ATGGCGACAGGACCACGATATAAGGTACCGATGCGGCGCCGCCGCGAGGTCCGGACCGACTACCATCAGAGGTTGCGCCTCCTGAAGTCAGGGAAACCTCGGCTCGTTGCTCGGAAGAGCAACAAGCACGTCACGGCGCAGCTGGTCGCGACCGGCCCCGACGGCGACGAAACGATCGCGAGCGCACACTCCAGCGACCTCGAAGAGTACGGCTGGGAGGCTCCCACGGGGAACCTGCCGGCAGCGTACCTGACGGGGCTGCTCGCCGGAGTGCGCGCACAGGACACTGACGCGGACGAGGGCGTGCTCGACATCGGCCTCAACACCGCGACCCAGGGTTCGAAGGTGTTCGCAATTCAGGAGGGCGCAATCGACGCCGGCCTGGACGTTCCGCACAACGACACAGTCTTCGCGGACTGGTCGCGGACGCGCGGCGAACACGTCGCGGAGTACGCTGAGTCTCTCGACGAGCCGCTGTACAGCGGCGAGTTCGACGCAACGGAGCTTCCCGAGCACTTCGACGAAGTGCGGGAGGCCATCTTGGAGGACAACGAATGA
- a CDS encoding uL15m family ribosomal protein, with protein sequence MTSKKRRQRGSRTHGGGTHKNRRGAGNRGGRGRAGRKKHEQHNYEDVGKSGFKRPEKTDRDVREVSVQKLDEDIALLAADEVAEETEFGYRVDARDVAEDGWEADVVKVLGGGQVHEQLEVTADAFSAGAVELIESEGGDAVVSERGTEDSEE encoded by the coding sequence ATGACGAGCAAGAAACGACGACAGCGCGGCTCCCGCACGCACGGCGGCGGTACACACAAGAACCGGCGCGGTGCCGGGAACCGCGGTGGCCGCGGCCGGGCGGGTCGCAAGAAGCACGAGCAACACAACTACGAGGACGTCGGCAAGTCCGGCTTCAAGCGCCCGGAGAAGACCGACCGTGACGTCCGCGAGGTCTCCGTCCAGAAGCTGGACGAGGACATCGCGCTGCTCGCCGCAGACGAGGTCGCCGAGGAGACGGAGTTCGGCTACCGCGTCGACGCCCGCGACGTCGCCGAGGACGGCTGGGAGGCCGACGTGGTGAAAGTACTCGGTGGCGGACAGGTCCACGAACAGCTCGAAGTGACGGCGGACGCGTTCTCCGCGGGTGCCGTCGAACTCATCGAGAGCGAGGGCGGCGACGCCGTCGTCTCCGAGCGCGGTACCGAGGACAGCGAGGAGTAA
- the secY gene encoding preprotein translocase subunit SecY yields the protein MGWKETAAPVLTRMPAVQRPEGHVPFRRKMYWTAGVLVLYFFLTNVTLWGLDTGTSQDLFGQFRSLLAGGQGTVLQLGIGPIVTGSIVLQLLGGANLLGLDTNDPRDQAIYQGLQKLLVVVMVFLTGIPMVFFGNFLQPSSALAQTLGVGSLGVQVLLFAQIAAGGILLLFMDEVISKWGVGSGIGLFIVAGVSQSLVGGFVFWEGQFPNQGLIPNWISLALGNVSNIPPLLSVDGLSFLLIQGGVLGLFTTLLIYVTVVYAESVRVEIPLSHARVKGARGRFPVKLIYASVLPMILVRALQANIQFVGQILNSTTNLPAWLGVYSDGTAIGGLFYYLSPVYNRESWMWWLGGTPASIEPWQIMIRIGVDLTFMIVGGAVFAIFWVETTDMGPKATAKQIQNSGMQIPGFRKNLGVIEKVLERYIPQVTVLGGALVGLLAVLANMLGTIGNVTGTGLLLTISITYKLYEEIAEEQMMEMHPMMRDMFGGGD from the coding sequence ATGGGATGGAAGGAGACTGCCGCACCGGTCCTCACGCGGATGCCCGCAGTCCAGCGTCCGGAAGGACACGTGCCGTTCCGCCGCAAGATGTACTGGACGGCCGGCGTGCTCGTCCTGTACTTCTTCCTGACGAACGTCACGCTCTGGGGGCTGGACACCGGCACGAGCCAGGACCTCTTCGGTCAGTTCCGGAGCCTGCTCGCCGGTGGCCAGGGTACAGTGCTCCAGCTCGGCATCGGTCCTATCGTCACGGGGAGCATCGTTCTCCAGCTGCTCGGCGGGGCGAACCTGCTGGGGCTGGACACGAACGACCCCCGGGACCAGGCGATCTATCAGGGCCTCCAGAAGCTGCTGGTGGTCGTGATGGTGTTCCTGACGGGCATCCCGATGGTGTTCTTCGGGAACTTCCTGCAGCCCAGCAGCGCGCTCGCGCAGACGCTCGGCGTCGGTTCGCTGGGCGTACAGGTGCTGTTGTTCGCCCAGATTGCCGCCGGTGGCATTCTCCTGTTGTTCATGGACGAGGTCATCTCGAAGTGGGGCGTCGGCTCCGGTATCGGCCTGTTCATCGTGGCAGGCGTGAGCCAGAGCCTCGTCGGCGGGTTCGTCTTCTGGGAGGGACAGTTCCCGAACCAGGGACTCATCCCGAACTGGATCTCGCTGGCGCTGGGTAACGTCTCGAACATCCCGCCGCTGCTCTCGGTCGACGGGTTGTCGTTCCTGCTCATCCAGGGCGGCGTCCTCGGGCTGTTCACGACGCTGCTCATCTACGTCACCGTCGTGTACGCCGAGAGCGTTCGCGTCGAGATTCCGTTGAGCCACGCACGCGTGAAGGGCGCGCGCGGTCGGTTCCCCGTGAAGCTCATCTACGCGAGCGTCCTGCCGATGATTCTCGTTCGTGCGCTGCAGGCGAACATCCAGTTCGTCGGCCAGATTCTGAACTCGACGACGAACCTCCCGGCCTGGCTGGGTGTCTACTCCGACGGCACCGCCATCGGCGGGCTGTTCTACTACCTCTCGCCGGTGTACAACCGCGAGAGCTGGATGTGGTGGCTGGGCGGGACGCCCGCGTCCATCGAGCCGTGGCAGATCATGATCCGCATCGGGGTCGACCTGACGTTCATGATCGTCGGCGGTGCCGTCTTCGCCATCTTCTGGGTGGAGACGACGGACATGGGGCCGAAGGCCACCGCGAAACAGATTCAGAATTCGGGGATGCAGATTCCCGGATTCCGGAAGAACCTCGGGGTCATCGAGAAGGTCCTCGAACGGTACATCCCGCAGGTGACCGTGCTCGGCGGCGCGCTCGTCGGGCTGCTGGCGGTGCTGGCGAACATGCTCGGCACCATCGGCAACGTCACCGGGACGGGCCTGCTGCTGACGATATCCATCACGTACAAGCTCTACGAGGAAATCGCCGAAGAGCAGATGATGGAGATGCACCCGATGATGCGGGACATGTTCGGCGGCGGCGACTAA
- the pstB gene encoding phosphate ABC transporter ATP-binding protein PstB yields the protein MSNTEAVHEPSEPAQQLTTTGESDEQVREEWTEYEFDGDAKLAVEDLDVYYGDEQALQGVSLNVPEESVTALIGPSGCGKSTFLRCLNRMNDRVKSARIEGSVKLDGEEIYTDGVNLVELRKRIGMVFQEPNPFPKSIRDNISYGPRKHGDLDTGLLARLLGRDDREDEQALVERALERAALWDEVKDRLDDNALGLSGGQQQRLCIARCLAVDPDVILMDEPASALDPIATAKIEDLIEELAEDYTVVVVTHNMQQAARISDQTAVFLTGGELVEYGDTDQIFEDPESQRVEDYITGKFG from the coding sequence ATGAGTAACACCGAAGCAGTCCACGAACCCAGCGAGCCCGCACAGCAACTGACTACCACCGGCGAGAGCGACGAGCAGGTCCGCGAGGAGTGGACCGAGTACGAATTCGACGGCGACGCCAAACTCGCCGTCGAGGACCTCGACGTCTACTACGGCGACGAGCAAGCCCTCCAGGGTGTCTCCCTGAACGTCCCCGAGGAGAGCGTCACCGCGCTCATCGGACCCTCCGGCTGCGGGAAGTCGACGTTCCTGCGGTGTCTGAACCGCATGAACGACCGCGTGAAGAGCGCCCGCATCGAGGGCTCCGTGAAACTCGACGGCGAGGAGATTTACACCGACGGCGTCAACCTCGTGGAACTCCGCAAGCGCATCGGCATGGTGTTCCAGGAGCCCAACCCGTTCCCGAAGTCCATCCGGGACAACATCTCCTACGGCCCCCGCAAGCACGGCGACCTCGACACCGGCTTGCTCGCGCGCCTGCTCGGCCGCGACGACCGCGAGGACGAGCAGGCGCTCGTCGAGCGCGCGCTCGAGCGCGCGGCGCTGTGGGACGAGGTGAAAGACCGCCTCGACGACAACGCTCTCGGGCTCTCGGGCGGGCAGCAACAGCGCCTCTGCATCGCGCGCTGTCTCGCCGTCGACCCGGACGTCATCCTGATGGACGAACCCGCTTCGGCCCTCGACCCGATTGCGACCGCGAAAATCGAGGACCTCATCGAGGAACTCGCCGAGGACTACACGGTCGTCGTCGTCACGCACAACATGCAGCAGGCCGCCCGCATCAGCGACCAGACCGCGGTCTTCCTCACGGGCGGGGAGCTCGTGGAGTACGGCGACACCGACCAAATCTTCGAGGACCCCGAGAGCCAGCGCGTCGAGGACTACATCACCGGCAAGTTCGGGTGA
- a CDS encoding 50S ribosomal protein L6 has protein sequence MARVEIEIPDDVTAEVDHLDLTVEGPEGSVSRRLWYPDVSVSVEDDAVVVTSDVDDAKTLSTVGTFESHVENMFHGVTEGWEYQLEVHYSHFPMQVEVEGGEVVIQNFLGEKAPRRTPVRGDTEVSVDGEEVTLNGPSIEDVGQTAADIEQLTRVTDKDTRVFQDGVYIVEKPTKGGA, from the coding sequence ATGGCACGAGTCGAAATCGAAATTCCGGACGACGTGACGGCGGAGGTCGACCACCTCGACCTCACCGTCGAAGGCCCCGAAGGGTCCGTGTCGCGCCGCCTCTGGTATCCGGACGTCAGCGTCTCCGTCGAGGACGACGCCGTCGTCGTGACCAGCGACGTCGACGACGCGAAGACGCTCTCGACGGTCGGTACCTTCGAGAGCCACGTGGAGAACATGTTCCACGGCGTCACCGAGGGCTGGGAGTACCAGCTCGAAGTGCACTACTCTCACTTCCCGATGCAGGTGGAAGTCGAGGGCGGCGAAGTCGTCATCCAGAACTTCCTCGGCGAGAAGGCTCCGCGACGGACGCCCGTTCGCGGCGACACCGAGGTTTCTGTCGATGGCGAGGAAGTGACGCTCAACGGCCCGAGTATCGAGGACGTCGGCCAGACTGCGGCCGACATCGAACAGCTCACGCGCGTCACCGACAAGGACACGCGCGTGTTCCAGGACGGCGTGTACATCGTCGAGAAACCCACGAAGGGAGGTGCCTGA
- the phoU gene encoding phosphate signaling complex protein PhoU gives MPREEFQQSLDDLRASVSEMGDLVLGRLDDGLDALEHGDDDLARAVIHGDDEVNERYLALESECIDLFALQQPVAGDLRFVAASFKILTDLERVGDLATNLGRYALAADDARRVDVDVVDVGRDARDLVADALDAYADSNTDACYDIAERDDDVDALCQAASERVVRDLIEREGGDDPWQTEALMDDVSRLLLTIRDVERVGDHAVNVAARTLYAVESDPELVY, from the coding sequence TTGCCACGCGAGGAGTTCCAGCAGTCCCTCGACGACCTGCGCGCCAGCGTCTCCGAGATGGGTGACCTCGTGTTGGGTCGCCTCGACGACGGCCTCGACGCGCTCGAACACGGCGACGACGACCTCGCGCGGGCCGTCATCCACGGCGACGACGAAGTCAACGAGCGCTACCTCGCCCTGGAGAGCGAGTGCATCGACCTGTTCGCGCTCCAGCAGCCCGTCGCCGGCGACCTCCGGTTCGTCGCCGCGTCGTTCAAGATTCTCACCGACCTCGAACGCGTCGGCGACCTCGCGACGAATCTCGGCCGGTACGCGCTCGCCGCCGACGACGCCCGCCGTGTAGACGTGGACGTCGTCGACGTCGGCCGGGACGCCCGCGACCTCGTCGCGGACGCCCTCGACGCGTACGCCGACAGTAACACCGACGCCTGCTACGACATCGCCGAGCGCGACGACGACGTCGACGCGCTCTGCCAGGCCGCCAGCGAGCGCGTCGTCCGCGACCTCATCGAACGCGAAGGCGGCGACGACCCCTGGCAGACCGAAGCGCTGATGGACGACGTCTCCCGGCTGCTGTTGACGATTCGGGACGTCGAACGCGTCGGCGACCACGCCGTCAACGTCGCGGCGCGCACGCTGTACGCCGTCGAGAGCGACCCGGAACTCGTCTACTGA
- a CDS encoding 50S ribosomal protein L32e, whose amino-acid sequence MAEENNDTPETLEDISGVGPSKAEALREAGYDTVEDMRAASQSELADVSGIGNALAARIKADVGGLEVEAETEAEVEEAAPEEAEAEEEVETELRPRGLTEKTPELSDDEQRLLNKRRREGKPQFNRQDYHKKKRTPKSWRRPKGTLSKQRRGVKGKGDTVEAGFRTPEAIRGKHPSGFEEVRVHNTDDLDGIDPDTEAARIASKVGARKRERIEEQAEEADIRVLNPTYVEVEVDQ is encoded by the coding sequence ATGGCAGAAGAGAACAACGACACGCCAGAGACGCTGGAAGACATCTCGGGCGTCGGCCCCTCGAAGGCGGAAGCGCTCCGCGAGGCCGGCTACGACACCGTCGAGGACATGCGGGCAGCGAGCCAGAGCGAACTCGCGGACGTCTCCGGCATCGGCAACGCGCTCGCCGCGCGTATCAAAGCCGACGTCGGCGGTCTCGAAGTCGAAGCGGAGACCGAAGCCGAAGTCGAGGAAGCCGCACCCGAGGAAGCGGAAGCCGAGGAGGAAGTGGAGACGGAGCTCCGTCCCCGCGGCCTCACCGAGAAGACGCCGGAGCTCAGCGACGACGAGCAGCGCTTGTTGAACAAGCGCCGTCGCGAGGGCAAGCCGCAGTTCAACCGGCAGGACTACCACAAGAAGAAGCGGACCCCGAAGTCGTGGCGCCGCCCGAAGGGCACGCTGTCCAAGCAGCGCCGCGGCGTGAAGGGCAAGGGTGACACCGTCGAGGCTGGCTTCCGGACGCCGGAAGCGATTCGCGGCAAGCACCCCAGCGGTTTCGAGGAAGTCCGCGTGCACAACACGGACGACCTCGACGGCATCGACCCGGACACGGAGGCAGCCCGCATCGCCTCGAAAGTTGGCGCACGCAAGCGCGAACGCATCGAGGAGCAGGCCGAAGAAGCGGACATCCGCGTCCTGAATCCGACCTACGTCGAAGTGGAGGTTGACCAATGA
- a CDS encoding 30S ribosomal protein S5, with the protein MSYNDTWEPKTRLGRLVKDGDIDSMSDALDSGLPLKEPEIVDNLLPGLDDEVLDINMVQRMTDSGRRVKFRCVVVVGNRDGYVGYAEGRDDQVGGAIQKAIEVAKLNIIDVSRGCGSWECGCGRAHTVALKTTGQAGSVEVELIPAPRGLGLAGGETVRHVLDLAGIDDVWTRSSGKTRTTVNFAKATFNALRKTAEARVPQHAHEQREVIE; encoded by the coding sequence ATGAGCTACAACGACACCTGGGAACCGAAGACACGCCTGGGTCGCCTCGTCAAGGACGGCGACATCGACTCGATGTCCGACGCCCTCGACAGCGGACTCCCGCTCAAGGAGCCGGAGATCGTCGACAACCTGCTGCCGGGACTCGACGACGAAGTGCTGGACATCAACATGGTCCAGCGCATGACCGACTCCGGTCGACGCGTGAAGTTCCGCTGCGTTGTCGTCGTCGGCAACCGCGACGGCTACGTCGGCTACGCGGAGGGCCGCGACGACCAGGTCGGCGGCGCCATCCAGAAGGCGATCGAGGTCGCGAAACTGAACATCATCGACGTCTCCCGCGGCTGTGGGTCCTGGGAGTGTGGCTGTGGGCGCGCCCACACCGTCGCACTCAAGACGACCGGGCAGGCCGGGAGCGTCGAGGTCGAACTGATTCCCGCGCCGCGTGGCCTCGGCCTCGCGGGCGGCGAGACCGTGCGCCACGTCCTCGACCTCGCAGGTATCGATGACGTGTGGACGCGCTCCTCGGGGAAGACCCGGACGACCGTGAACTTCGCGAAGGCGACGTTCAACGCGCTCCGGAAGACCGCGGAAGCCCGCGTCCCTCAGCACGCCCACGAGCAGCGTGAGGTGATCGAGTGA